atgaaaaaataacaatacagtaatgtaataatatacatagtatatctttaattacacaataataaggTATGCAAGTAGTtatgaaaaattattttattctttaattagACAGAAACCACAAGGTATGTATTGTTCTCCTGGTCTTACTCTATAAGTACAGACTATTTACTCTATAAATCCAGACTattgttgggactacatgtggaccacagtttaccacatgtttcaagactccaagaaacctgagccctgggggttcgcacccaaagtgtgaagctccacccatggatccaggttatcaaaactagagattcccctcttatctctctcttttctccatgAGCTGCAGTAGGAGCAGCTCCTTgccctctttctccttcagctgcaggagcagctgcttggtctttcacacctccagcagctgctggagcaggtctctgctctcttgtgtggcctgctcacagcagacacacacagtcttctttacggcagaagacgcgagagcctgcctaagactcagaaactaagtttccttgtgccagcagctaacacacaagtctgctggccagtttaacaagtacaggagccgcaaaatggagttagcttgccgctaactctacacaaaggagtgacctgggccctctgcacgactggagtgctctctccccagcaacgcctgcatctttcagcttcagagccaaagccttctcagcctgactcacccacagattcaccggctacaaagcaggacGCCACAAAGCATttcttccttcatggactggtaacaactgggcatagcctagcaacacagtgaagcatagtacggctaagcaagaatgtttaactcaaacaatgtactgtacgtgtattgatttggttaaggttatacattgaaatgttgttgtgatgtccttgttgcctatagtcaggttactgcatagccacaccattaggttaatgttagcatgcttaacacatgttacatccagtaactaggccttgcatgcaactaacctcattttaacctggcacctttagcctACACCagttggccttgaatagagaaccacacagttaagaggttaaaatcTAGTTTGGcgaactttggttcaggcagcacatgtggttcaagacaccacatggtctggccttttatctctgtagttccctttatcagccaaattgtcggcatgccatgtgctcagtcaccaggtgaccgcagccatcttgctattgtcttccctacacacacacacactcacacttgtatataggtacacttagctagattagtattgtgtgttgcttttacccttttgttaaataaatgattttggatatacctgttgtctgtttaatgttgcacaagaacccctgctctgtaaagaactccaaatccttcaaccttaactagctattgatatggtgattttgtttatagttattaaattaatgattaatcaaagtcccaaattcatagattagtacactttgagactgaattggctatctttttccttaataattaacaatcatctttgataatcattcaTTAtagctgatagccaaacttgtagccacggcccaacacTATTTATTCTATAAGTACAGACTATTTACTCTATAAGGACAGACTATTTATAAGTCCAGACTACTTACTCTATAAATCCAGATTACTTACTCTATAAGTAGATACTATTTACTCTATAAGTAGAGACTATTTATTCTATAAGGGCAGACTATTTATAAGTCCAGACTACTTACTCTATAAATCCAGATTACTTACTCTATAAATCCAGACTACTTACTCTATAAGTAGATACTATTTACTCTATAAGTAGAGACTATTTATTCTATAAGGGCAGACTATTTATAAGTCCAGACTACTTACTCTATAAATTCAGACTACTTACTCTACAAGTCCAGACTACTTACTCTATAAGTACAGACTACTTACTCTATAAGTACAGACTACTTACTCTATAAATCCAGACTACTTACTCTATAAGTCCAGACTACTTACTCTATAAATCCAGACTATTTACTCTATAAGTACAGACTACTTACTCTATAAATCCAGACTACTTACTCTATAAATTCAGACTACTTACTCTATAAGTCCAGACTACTTACTCTATAAGTACAGACTACTTACTCTATAAGTCCAGACTACTTACTCTATAAATCCAGACCACTTACTCTATAAGTAGAGACTATTTACTCTATAAGGACAGACTATTTATAAATCCAGACTACTTACTCTATAAATCCAGATTACTTACTCTATAAATCCAGACTACTTACTCTATAAGTAGATACTATTTACTCTATAAGTAGAGACTATTTATTCTAAAAGGACAGACTATTTATAAGTCCAGACTACTTACTCTATAAATTCAGACTACTTACTCTATAAGTCCAGACTACTTACTCTATAAGTACAGACTACTTACTCTATAAATCCAGACCTCTTATTCTATAAGTCCAGACTACTTACTCTATAAATCCAGACTACTTACTCTATGAGTACTCTATATGTACAGACTATTTACTCTATAAGTCCAGACGAATTACTCTATAAGTATATAGTAATAACAGAGGACAGGCTGGATTATGGAGATCACAATGTTCTTCCTGTTTTACTCTGTGAGTTTGGCAGGAAGTAAAACTAAAGAAGGAGAGACTTGGTGAATGCCACAAGATCACTGAGAGGGAGGCGAGATTTCATATTTGAGTGATGAATTTTCATGAGTAAAGTGTTACTTATGTTAAATGAGATTGATTATATTGGATCatctcattttttaatgttggaTGGAATTGATGATTTACATAAGTTAATGCATGGtaaccatattttttttatattttaaatgtatttctctttGTGTAGTCCACATTAACTCTGCATCTTGCCTGTAGTTCACTGTTTGGATTGGAAACGCTGTAAaacattaatgtgtttgtaGTTGTTCTGTTTTCCTGTTGCCACAGTGAACATTAAAGTAGACACGTCGACTAAAGAGACTCTCTGAGCTTTTACTTTACCAACGACCTGAAAGTGCTTTTAATGCAGTAATTTCATATTAACAGTCAGAGTAACCACAGTTAGTTAAGTATTATGGCCACTGTGAAGAAGAGAAACTggtttgattttaattattaaatgtatctttatttatttctaatattCTAAACTTAACTTAGATTAAAAAACCTGTAACTGattattacaaaatgtaaaagtttgtCAGAGTGAGAAGTAATAGAAAGAAgatgttcatgttttccaggttAAGATTAAGACATGCAGGACTCAGTTCTACTTTATACActataaaaaagacaatgtcAGATAAATGTGAGACTTGAGGGAAACTGTTGTGAAACATGTGCTGATACGTTGAAGGAAGGTCAGTGTAGgatggaggatgtgggagcatCACAggtctgttagagacagagaaCAAAACAATTACAGGTTCAAATGTAtctgtataaatatttaaacgAAACAGGTTTAATATCCAGAATATAGAGTTGTTATTTAAGTCATGATGTTACACATTCTGGTCCATTAGGTGGCGGCATAAACCTTTAACGTTGGTTTGTAGCCCGTCAATGAAACAAAAGAGGAAGATTCGGCGGAAGTAAACAATACGGGAGCTCGTCGCGTGAGCTGCTGGGTGTCCTGTGTATAGAAGAAGCCTCTCAGCAGGAAAATGACTCGTCTGACTTGTAATTAAGCAGCAATGTCTTCAGTTGAGAGTTTGAGAGAGTTAATCAACGAGCgactaactgctgctgctgaagaaataTTCCGAGTTTTTCATAAAACTATCGTCGAGTATGAAACAGAGATCGACCGTCAGCGCAGACTGCTGGATATCATTTGGAAACCTGAGATAAGGTTACAGAGAACAGGTCTGTAAAACCTGGACTGGtttcataatataaaacagaataatCAGCTTTATAAACCACCGCAGTGTTTAAATTATATACCTGTAATTAGCTGCTATGAACACTGGATTAATCCGTTATTTAATGCATATAAAGCCTTTATTAAGGAGTCTTATCGTGTTTTCTTTCCAGAGCTCCCACAGCAACATGTCTGGAAGGAAGAGGAGGTTCTGGCTGACCAGGAGAGGAACTCCAGTCTGGACCAAGAGGAGCCAGAACCTCCACAGattaaagaggaagaggaggaagtctGCAGCAGTCTGGAGGGAGAACAGCTGCTACTGAAGCAGGAGACTGAAACCTTTATGTCGACTCCTACATGTGAGGAAAGTGACAACAGTGAAGATCAGACTGTGGACTTGAGTCCTGATGAAACTCAGAGTGCAGCAGAGGAAGAGCATGTTGTCAGCATGTCAGTTAAAAGCTCTGTGGAACCAGAACCAACCAGCGAGGACACAATCCACACAGCTGAGAGGCCGTATACCTGCAAAACCTGTGGGAGAGATTTCAGACTTGAACATCACTTGAAGATCCACATGAGGACTCACGCAGCGGGAAAAGAGTCTGTCAGATACCAGACTTGGCTGAACGGCTGCACGTGTGGCAGGACGACCCAGAATCCCTCAGTGCTGACCTGCCGGGGTCAACGGTGTCCCTGTTACTCAAAACGCAAGGTGAGACTATGACCATGACATGGATGATGGTCTATTAAAGTACTGATAGTGGCATcaggtgaaatatttaaattttactgacaacaaacaaaagtttattGTTTAATCAGCAGTTTAGAAGTGTGACAGCATCAATACGTGATTGGCTGTAAACTACTGTTACACTGTTATTCTCTTTCTTATCATTTCTGCATTGTCATGGTTGTTTTAACCAAGATTAAAACGTAACGAGTATTTTCACGATCGATTagtctgacaattattttcttgattaatctataaatcgtttggtctataaaatgttgatcaccGGATCTCAGCCCGAGCTGACGTCCTCGgtttagtttactatcacagaagactaaatgacccagaaaatattcacattttagaggctggaatcagtgcatttggacattttttcttaaaaaaatggctcaaagagattaattgattatcaatatAGTTGGCGATTCATTTTGTGTCgctcgactaatcgttgcagctctagattaGGAAATCTTGAAGAGGCAGTGTCAGACCACCGGATCACCTTTGATTTGTGTTACGGGTTTTATGCGACGCTGGTGTGATGCAAACAGACTTATGTTCTGTCCGTTCTGTGTCGTGTTTTTCAGGCGTGCTTGGATTGTATCTGCCGAGGATGCCAGAACTCCTACATGGCCGGCGGGGAGAAGAAACTGGGAGCCTTTGCTGCGCCAGAGAAACCTTTCCTCTTTGTCCTTCCAGAGCTCCCACAGCAACATGTCTGGAAGGAAGAGGAGGTTCTGGCTGACCAGGAGAGGAACTCCAGTCTGGACCAAGAGGAGCCAGAACCTCCACAGattaaagaggaagaggaggaagtctGCAGCAGTCCAGAACCAACCAACGAGGACCAGCTGCTCCATCACAACTCTCATGTAGCTGAGAGCCGAGATCACAAAGGAGGCAAACACGGAGACTCAGGATCAACTGGAACACAGAAGGGAcatcatgaaaacataaatcacACTAACAACAAACACAAGCCTGTCACAATAAAAATTTACAATACTTATACAGGAGAGAagtgttttaaatgtgacaCTTGTGGGAAAACTTTTCAGAGCAAGGCCAAATTAGTAAGACATCAGAaagtccacacaggtgagaagccgtataACTGCAACACCTGCGGGAGAAGATTTAGTGAGATGTCAAAATTGAAAAGGCACATGAcgacacacacaggagagaagccGTATCCATGTAACACctgtgagaaaagattctctCTTCCGAACGCATTAAAAGTGCATACGAGAGTCCACACGGGAGAGAAGCCGTATCCATGTAACACCTGCGGGAACAGATTCTCTCAGATGGGCAATTTAAAAGAGCACATGAAAATCCACACAGGTAAATAATCGTATAACTGCAAAACATGAGTGAGAGCTTTGTGTTGACGTTACAACCTACATGAGAACGATTCTGTCGTGTGTCTTGAGTtgcaaaacatataaaagtcCATACAAGCAGGTAGCTCTTTATTTGTGGAACATTACAGAGGATTCAGTTTGAGTGATtgatggataaaaacacacaagaacacataACGGCAGCATGAAAACGATCCATAAACAGGTCCAACAGTTGAGCTGAAACTCCTgtaggaaatgaatgtaaaatattctcCATGAAGAAGAGGTCAGAATATCTTCATGTAAGATGTAAACGACAACAACACTCAAGTTTGGTTcaactaaacttttttttcgTCACGTTACTGTAACTActaattttattgtttgcagCGTTTCATTGATGGAGTTGTGGTGCGATGTCGATGGTCAAAGAAGGAGCCAGTTATAATTTCAAACAACAAGAATCttaatgaaatatttcagaATAATCCACATACTTGGAGTAGTACTTGATATTTACAAATGAAGCCTCCTGCACGGCTTCCCAGGACACCAGAGTTTACATCTAAGAGTGACTGACATCACTGTTTATTTGACCTTATAATAAGTCTCAGTACGTTTGACTTTGTCTCGGCTAAAATAATAACGTAGACAACTAGCAGATCAGGGTTGTGAATTAATAACTTGTTAGATTGTTTctacaaatattaaatgaattttctctttttctattttcaaaCACTACCTCAGTTGTGTGAGTGGATTGTGAGCTCTGTGATgttgaaacagagaaaacttCTGGTGCTGTTTACTCACTTAAAGCTTTCATACAACCGACTGGAGCCTTCTGGTCTGCAgccttttatttatatttatttatatttgatcatttttctgtattttgttccTGGTTTAACTTgagataaaatgtttgtttgctgctTTAGCGATGACACACATTGTAGACAATGTGCTACATGATGTTGTCAATgcttattattaaaaataaaatattttttagtgATGGCTTTTCAGACTGATATTCTTAATTTGATTGATTAGATGATTGTCATTAACATTATTAGTAGTGTATACaataagtgccataaagctataatatgtaactattctgcattaaaatgtctaaaaacaactagacctatgttatatatgttgttgagttgtgtacttacattatcccaaatgtttccaactaTTTTCAAACTCAAAGAAacctgtaatttaatcaaagtaacggaccgtttcatttggtcgcctgtcaatggcgtcatacctcctctaccaaagagtaaacacgataatacatcggtgttgtggttgtctgccagaaactgtcataaatggactcttattcagttttaaactttttagatcttggtcgtttttaaGTATAccttttaactggatgaaggattttagtcagacgtctggatcttaagttatcagagaaacaagctgaacaaacattagcagcagctcggctaacagcccctctgAACGTCCTGTATCAGCTGAACAGcatcggagaaacactgatttttaacttGAAACTGTTTCACTTTGCTTCAAGAGGAGATAATATAAGTATGATAGATGTaggtaaaagaaagaaatacaattaaatTATACACAATAACTTAATATACTGACCCTAGCAACcaattttaatacttttttttaaaaactctgtcCAAGATATAACTCAGCTTTTTACTCCGTCTGATGTTACCTAAAGTCCTATTAATCCTGCACAGCCTATTTttgaaataaaggaaataacAGAACCGGAAGTGACCAAGATTATCGGTGCACTGAAAAGCTCTAAAGCTACACAAAGACTCCCTGGTTCACCCAATTACATATTTGGTTAATCTGTCATTCAGGCAAAGAGTTGTCCCATCAGCTTGGAAGGTGGCCACGGTTACCCCAATCTTAAAATCCTGGGAATAAAATAGACATGGCTAACTATAGACCAATCACCATCCTCCCAGTTATATCTATGATTGCTGAGAAGTGGGTGGCAAAGCTTTTGACTGAACATCTAAATAAAGACTACACCCCTCTGCACCCCATGCAGTTTGGGTTCTGTCCCACCATTCCACAGCATCAACAATCTGTGTTTTCTTAGAAAAGGTTAAATGCAAATTGGATAAGAGTTCCTATGTCGGTACTGTCTTTCTTGATTTAAAAAGGGCATTTTGTACCGTTGGTCACCAGATTCTTTTATCTAAATTAGCTCTCTTTAATTTTTCTGAAGAAGCTATCCTGTGGATGAATTCATATTTATCCaatagaaaacatgtttgtgtccTTACCCTGACTGTCCTGTAGGGGTCCCACAAGGCTCTATTCTTGGACCACATTTATTCACACTATATATTAATAACCTATCTGATGCCTGTCAAAACATCAATAttcaaatgtatgcagatgatgcaGTTATTTTTACATGTGTAAAAGATATCTAAGGAGCCTCCATAACTTTTACATCTGCAATGACCCATGTCCAGGACCGGCTTACTAAGTCATGTCTCTATTTGAACACTAAAAAACAGTGTATATGATCTTTACAAAACAACCAGTGAAGGTGACACGTTCTCATATGTTCCTGAGAGGGGAGGAACTTGACATTGTAAATGAGTTCAAGTATCTTGGGGTCACACTGGACTCCACATTAACCTTTGAaagtcatgtaaaaaaaaaaaaaaaaaggtgtcaaatgcagtaaaatttaatttacaaaacattAAGCAAATCAGGCCATTTCTGACAGTGAATGCTGCCAGAATGTTTTTACATTCGATCATTTTTTCACACAAAGAATACTGTTTTACTAACTGGTCACTTGCAGATGTAACTGCACTTAAATCAATAGAATTACTCTTCaagaaaactgataaaaaaaaacactttcgtTCCATCATTGTAACCTCCTGGAGAAATATCATTTATTGAGTTTTGAGaactttaaaaactttaaatatgtttgttttctgtataaGACTTTGCATGGGCTTGCCCCACTTTCTGTAAATTAGTTTATTAAACCACCACCAGAGGGGACTGTGTGGTGCCAGTTAAACCACATTTGGACAAACTGCGCCTTCAGTAAAGAGAagtaaacaggaagcagcagatggcggtaatgcgactaatacgctggttgccaaccgccgatAAAacggaaagaagaagaagaagaagaagaagaagaagaagaagaagaagacgctTCGGCGGAAGTAAACAATACAGGAGCTAGTAGCGTTAGCTGCTGGGTGTCCTGTGTATGGAAGAAGCTTCTCAGCAGGAAAATGACTCGTCTGACTTGTAATTCAGTTGAGAGTTTGAGAGAGTTAATCAACGAGCgactaactgctgctgctgaagaaataTTCCGAGTTTTTCATAAAACTATCGTCGAGTATGAAACAGAGATCGACCGTCAGCGCAGACTGCTGGATATCATTTGGAAACCTGAGATAAGGTTACAGAGAACAGGTCTGTAAAACCTGAACTGGTTTCATAGTATAAAACAGAATAATCAGCTTTATAAACCACCGCAGTGTTTAAATTATATACCTGTAATTGTTTGCTTTTATCTCAGGAGGACGCTGAAAAACTCTGTTTCCAGTCGGCAGGTTATAACTGCAACGCTGCTTACAGGATACATAAAAACAtctggatgtataaagagatatatatttatacatccatacTGCAGATACTCCAGGCTGCAGCTGGAAATACAACCATATAACATCTGGCTTCCAGTGCAGTTTAGAATAGATTTTACAATTTTAACGCTCGTTTTCATTCCAGTTTAGTTCAGTAATTTATTTCCATGTCAGCAAAGTTGATAGAAATTTACCTCAGTAAAGCACTAAAGACGTATTGCACACTAAAACGtcttttttgagctgtaaattaaattatatgaGCCCAGAGTGAACCTGTCCGCTGCTGGAGCAGACCCGCAGAGCCGTGGTTGGACAGGTTCACTGATAGCTCCGGTTACACCGGTTTTAAAACAAAGATGTAGAGAGTTTAAAGCTTTGAGTCCGTCCTGCAGGTCCTGTGGGCTGCTGCCGCTTCAGCCCCAGAGGGTTTGAGCCGAGCCGCATGTTTCTGCTcctcaaaactgttttttgtaatgTAGCAAAGTGGAAATTAACGTGGAGCGacaggggggaggaggagaaatatGTATCCTACACTACTATTCATTTAAACATCCGACAGCACTTTCGCTATTTTGGAGCTCCAGCGGGCCGCCAAAACTAGGAATACGGCAGTGAGTTTGAGTAGGGCTCAGCAGGGTTTGACAGCCTATACTGCCATCTTGTGTATGAATAGTGTCGCTGTTTTGAGTATTTTATGAATTATGTTTATTAGCTGCATTAGCATAATAATTAGCTGCTATGAACGCTGGATTAATCCGTTATTTAATGCATATAAAGCCTTTATTAAGGAGTCttatcatgttttctttccagAGCTCCCACAGCAACATGTCTGGAAGGAAGAGGAGGTTCTGGCTGACCAGGAGAGGAAGTCCAGTCTGGACCAAGAGGAGCCAGAACCTCCACAGattaaagaggaagaggaggaagtctGCAGCAGTCTGGAGGGAGAACAGCTGCTACTGAAGCAGGAGACTGAAACCTTTATGTCGACTCCTACATGTGAGGAAAGTGACAACAGTGAAGATCAGACTGTGGACTTGAGTCCTGATGAAACTCAGAGTGCAGCAGAGGAAGAGCATGTTGTCAGCATGTCAGTTAAAAGCTCTGTGGAACCAGAACCAACCAGCGAGGACCAGCTGCTCCATCACAACTCTCATGTAGCTGAGAGCCGAGATCACGGAGACGCCGCCACATTAAAGACTCACAGTtacacagacaaacagtgttttaaatgtgacaCATGTGGGAAATGTTTTCAGTACAAGTCCAAATTGCACACACATCTGAGAGTCCACACGGGTGAGAAACTGTACCCGTGTAACATCTGCGGGAGGAAATTTAGCGACATGACAACAGTGAAAAGGCACATGAGAACACACACGGGCGAGAAGCCGTATCCGTGTAACACCTGCGAGAAAAGGTTCTCCCAGCTGTGCGTGTTAAAACGGCATCtaagaacacacacaggtgagaagccgtatcCGTGCAACACCTGCGGGAGAAGATTTAGCGACATGACAACAGTGAAAAGACATATAAGGACACACACGGGTGAGAAGCCGTACCCGtgtaacacttgtgagaaaagattTTCTCAGCCGTGGGTGTTAAACCTGCATATGACGGTCCACACGGGTGAGA
This genomic interval from Thunnus thynnus chromosome 14, fThuThy2.1, whole genome shotgun sequence contains the following:
- the LOC137197577 gene encoding zinc finger protein 665-like, which gives rise to MSSVESLRELINERLTAAAEEIFRVFHKTIVEYETEIDRQRRLLDIIWKPEIRLQRTELPQQHVWKEEEVLADQERNSSLDQEEPEPPQIKEEEEEVCSSLEGEQLLLKQETETFMSTPTCEESDNSEDQTVDLSPDETQSAAEEEHVVSMSVKSSVEPEPTSEDTIHTAERPYTCKTCGRDFRLEHHLKIHMRTHAAGKESVRYQTWLNGCTCGRTTQNPSVLTCRGQRCPCYSKRKACLDCICRGCQNSYMAGGEKKLGAFAAPEKPFLFVLPELPQQHVWKEEEVLADQERNSSLDQEEPEPPQIKEEEEEVCSSPEPTNEDQLLHHNSHVAESRDHKGGKHGDSGSTGTQKGHHENINHTNNKHKPVTIKIYNTYTGEKCFKCDTCGKTFQSKAKLVRHQKVHTGEKPYNCNTCGRRFSEMSKLKRHMTTHTGEKPYPCNTCEKRFSLPNALKVHTRVHTGEKPYPCNTCGNRFSQMGNLKEHMKIHTGKEEEEEEEEEEEEDASAEVNNTGASSVSCWVSCVWKKLLSRKMTRLTCNSVESLRELINERLTAAAEEIFRVFHKTIVEYETEIDRQRRLLDIIWKPEIRLQRTELPQQHVWKEEEVLADQERKSSLDQEEPEPPQIKEEEEEVCSSLEGEQLLLKQETETFMSTPTCEESDNSEDQTVDLSPDETQSAAEEEHVVSMSVKSSVEPEPTSEDQLLHHNSHVAESRDHGDAATLKTHSYTDKQCFKCDTCGKCFQYKSKLHTHLRVHTGEKLYPCNICGRKFSDMTTVKRHMRTHTGEKPYPCNTCEKRFSQLCVLKRHLRTHTGEKPYPCNTCGRRFSDMTTVKRHIRTHTGEKPYPCNTCEKRFSQPWVLNLHMTVHTGEKPYTCNTCGKGFCRMAHLKKHTRVHTGEKPYSCNTCEKRFCKMEALKLHTRIHTGEDPYCKTAKLEEENSDLVIS